GTCTTGGAGACAAAGGACAACAACGTACAACGTACAAATCTGAAAGCACAAAAAGTAGCAAGCAAAGCAAGAGTGCAAAGGTCTAAAGCGCGTGGGTAAAAATGAAAGCGACCCACGCTCCCACTTTTATAGGCGTGGTAAAAGGCGTGAAACGGCGCCGTAAGCATCAAGCAGAATAAGAAGGGTCATCCAATAAGAAATCGACACGTACGATGAAAAAGGTGTTGATGccaaattttgacacgtatggaatcggcgtcaagggaagAAAATactggccgatgcggcagattaaaaggtcatgactgggaatcggccgattggtgctacagttggggatcggccgattggtgctacagtgttttggcggacggagttggtggagatcggccgattggaaggctagagcgattgggccaatatgggcctaaagtaggtcagaaaaagaagatagatTGGCCTGTgggagtataataaccaactccgataggagttgtgtttgtaaatattcattttcgtttaagattagagatagatcctagttagTTAggaattggttgtaacaggctataaatagccatctttagagatttgtaaaacaacacatcaatcaatacaacaatctactatttcctcgtactttactttcaactcggcgacttcgccaatacttttcttctttcacgagtttgtacgggttggtagggctgcatcgacacgatctccgatcgattctgtaagttccgtttatcgagtaacatctaagctttaacttcggacgcatcgctgtcgtttcatttagacttattcacaagttatcgatatttactagaattataggttttatctattgttctagttttatcactagttatccagcttgagatctGAACTATCGGCTCTGTTATTGTtatttttcattcatcattatcgcatagctgattagatctatttcaagtgttgctttcgtagctttgtctagtttactctagtagttttcttcacaattactacgtgattgtcggctgtatcatagccgaatATCCTTATAtaccaaatcggccgattcactgatacgcttttcgagatcggaaccttagccgatcggaacacctagaatttgacatgttttcttccttgccaatcaacaggtcagattggctggcacgccgcgcgaaccgcaccagggcgattacccgaacaggagctaagcagattctcccgggtcgtgtgtccgacgctgagagtcaatcggctgacttttagcgacAACAAAAGGTAATTGTTGACTTGTTTCTCACTAACGCTCGAGGGTGACATTTTTGGGAGAGGATCCTTAAGTCATGGGTTTGGTCGTCGGTGTCGAGCCTTGCCCACGAGGGGCTACcgttggggatcgcccaaaagAACGGTCACCCTCGAGGTTGTTTCGATCAGCACGATCAACATAACCCCGCAAAATAATTAGCTTCGGGTGAGGGTCCCTAACCTCGAGAGATCAATGTGGAGTGAAAGTAGTTCTAACCTCGTGATGCCACTATAAGTTCAATCTCCAAGCCAAGAGATAATCACTAATCACCTGGCATTAAGTAAGCTTGCCCTCGAGTGCTCGAAGCTAACCCCGAGCGCTGATTTGTTTACTGTCTCATGCAGGGTCATTGAAACAAGCAAGCTAAGAATCAGGGCACGAGGCTGGAGTCTATCTAGTACGAGGTTAAGGCAGTTTCGAGGTCCGAGGCTAAAATGGCTTTGGGTGCAAAGTCAAAGGCATGGAGGTGTTGAAAACATGAAGGCGTGATTTGCGGAACCATCTGAGAGCGTGATTCACGGGGCTGTCTGGAggtgtgagaagcgtgactcTTTAGAGGAGACCAAGTCGCACTAGTTACCTCAAAAAGATCTTCATGTATAgcatattctaggaatgtagtggttgagtaagGGTAATTGCAAAATGTAGAGTGTCCTCCAagacactataaaagggaaACCCTACCCCGATGTAAACACATGCTCATTTTTTGGAATTGAACTATGAGTGCTACCCCAGCTTTGTTGTGTTCAAGCCTCCTAAAGATTTGTTTCTTCCCAACCCTAAGCAATCCAAGTCACGGTATTCATGTCAAGGCATTCAAGTGACGGTATCCAAATGATAAGAAAAATTCAGAGCATCCAAATGGTAGTAATAATTCAAAATTGTGGTACTTAACTCAACCCTGAAAAATATATTGCACTGGACGATCCGACGGCCCATCGGATGAAGCACAGGAGAAAGCATCGGAGCATTTTGGTACAATAGTGAAAAATATCTAAGTGCACCAGATGATCGGACGGGCTTCATTTTATAAGCATCATACACATGAAGCTACAAATAACAGAAGACCCTAGGCTGCCGTATGATCCAACCTCAAGTTCATGTGATCGTCAAACTAAGTATATTTACTTTAGATACATTTCAAGTCATCAAAAGAGATCTGGAAGATCCGGTGGTACAAGAAAAAATGCAATGGATTAATCACCATGCTTTTAATCAGAGATGGTGTAAGTCAAGATAAAGAAATCCTAGTCCGTTGATCCGAGGCCCCACCAGGAAAACCGTCAGAGAATTTGGGCAGAGGGATCCAACAGCTATATTTGAAAAAGGGAAGCACTGGATGATCCTACACCTATCCCAGTGGCTATCGGATCATTAGGTGACTCACAAATGTCAATAGCTGTTGCATTGGAGCAACTCGATTCCATTGATGCATTTGGTTATTTAAACCCCTTCTACTCGTCCATTTGGAGTTATTAGAGTGTGAAAGATTCCATTGAAGTATAAGACACATCAACAACACATCCACGCCACCAAGTGTGTAAAAGTGATTATCCAAAGGCAATTAGCACAAACTTAAAGACTGATTATGCTAGTATAGGCCTATAGTGAGGGAGTGCAAAGTGTTGCTACCTTGTGATTTGTTCAAGTAGTGAACAAGCATTGTAAATTTGATGTGTAGGAACCTTGAGGGTcttggtggctcgtcggcaagtCTTCTaccctccagcttggtgtgAGGCGGTGACAACGATCATTTGTATGGGACGAGGAGAtcccttccttcgtggagaaaTTTCGTGGTGGAGATGCTGTCAAGGTAACTGAAAGAGAGGGAGTTGGGAGTCTTACCTTTGTGGCAAGCTTCTCATCCAGCTTGGCGAGAGGATTTGTGACGAGCCTAAGACCTCGACCCAGAAAGACTTGGTGATCACGAGCTTATCATTGTTGGAGCTCCAACGTGAACTAGGGGTGTCATTTGCCAACCGAGGATAAATCATCGTGCCAGTTTGCATTCTTCTTAACCCGCTCCTTTATCTTTCCGTATTTCATATTTGTAAGTCTAGTGTGTTCACCTTCTAGAGTTGTATGATGTTAGTACTAGCTCTAAGTTGCAAAACTGTTTGTGTGTGGGAAGCTTTACTTGGTACACCAtagatgcacatctagatagtatGAGCCATAGGTAGAAGGTtctaagttgcctaattcaccctcCCCTCTTACACTATAAGCACCGATTCCTTTCAATACTATGTTCAGCATGCTTTACTTTTTTCCCAGCTCGGTGGTTATCAACTAATAAAAGTGGATCGCTCATCTTGCTCATAAGGCGCGCTCCATCAATTTAGCACATCTTTGCTCGAAAAAAAGCATatctttttccaaaaaaagcAAAGAATAATGGGGATATCCTACGTCATTAGCACATGGTAAATTATGTGAACCGAGCATAGTTTAGGAGGTACCCTTTGAGTGCTCCACTTGGCGCTTGTGCTcacatttttctagatttattcacgATTTAACTGGTGCTATTGTTTTAGTGGTAGGTGACGTGACCGTCGTGTGATTACATCAATCTTGAGATCCGCGAGTCAGTCTCTCGAAGGTGCTCATAAAGATATAATTGTGTGCGTGTATTTATAGCGGTGAGTTACACGCGCgtatgagagtctacgcatgtacTATGCTTCAAGGAAAAAAACACTTGTCGGACTTTAAAATATCCGAAAAAACGCTATTTTCATCACTgagatttagtatgaaaatgtattataatttatttatatttattttgtaccataaataTTAGTGctatttgtataaatttggtcatatataaaatttgttgACTTCTTGATAAGCGAGAGTTGCATTTTTTTGGGACAGAGGAAATATTTAAATATGAATGGTATTTAAATGAATGGTATTTAATCAATACAAATGATATTTACCAAGGACACGTGTGAGAGTTAGTACACTTGAATTCCATATTAAATGGACGAATCAATACAAATGGTATTTACAATGTTTTGTTTCTTGTGTACATATGTTTTAGGGTAAATTTCATGATGAAACAAATAAAATACAATTATGAACCAGAATCGTTTGTAGCCAATATTTTAAATATCCTTTAAAGAGATAAAAGAAAATGAGTCATCGAGAACACCCCTTCGTTTGCAAACTTGGAACTAAAGAAGTGTTAAGGCATTACcagtataaaaaaaattaaagatcAGAAAAAAGAACCATATATTCATATCGTTCCATGACAAAAGAATGATGATACGACCTTTTTTTGTGACACGATACCAGTACGATCTTGCTCGGTGGTGCCCGTGATGCGGCGACACGAGTGCCACCACCTGCACAAAACGACGACGGTACACGTGCATGTGCAGCTCGCGTACGACGCCTTTGCCGGACGGCATTTCGCGCACCGTCGCACCAACCCAACCCGGCCAGCGCGGACGCTCGTACCGACGCATCTCGATTCCGGCCACCCGGCCCGACGCCTCCACGTACAGCAAACGGATCGGATCGGAACGACACAGCTGATTTGAAGCTACTGGTACCCAGAAAAATCTTCCGCGAATGCCGGTAAGAACAAGTCGGTTGCACAACTCTATATAAGTATTCTGAAGAAAGCAACAGATTAGCCTTCACCCAACACGAGTTCCTCCCTTGTGTCCAGAAGCACCTCGATCCCAAGGTAGCAGCTAGGAACGAAGAGTATAGTGTAGTGGTGCAGCAAtggcgcagccgcagccgagAAGAGGCGAAGATGAGGGGCTGCAGCAGCAGGGGCAGGGCAAGGCCCCGGCGGTGGCGCAGCAGGAGCCCATCAAGTACGGCGACGCGTTCGCCGTGAAGGGCGAGCTGGCGGCGCAGCCCATAGCgccgcgcgacgccgccgccatgcgcTCCGCCGAGGACAGCGTGCCGGGCGTCCAGGTCCCgcaggagagcggcggcgggttcaGCGCCGGGGCCTTCATGGAGTCCGCGGCCCAGTACAACGAGGCCGTCGGCGCCGTGCGCCCCGGCCAGgccagcgacgccgccgccaagcaCGGCATCAACGTCACCCAGGacgccgtgcccggcggccGCATCGTCACCGAGTTCGTCGCGGGCCAGGTATGTCGCTGGGTTATTCTCCCAGGCTTGTGCACATGACTGAGGTTGCCGAATTCCTGACCGCGCTTGCTTGCATTGCTTTGATGTTATAGGTGGTAGGGCAGTATGCCGTCGCCGAAGTGGCGCCGGCGCAGCAGGACTCGGCGGGTGCCAAGGCCGCCGGGACCGGGGGTGGTGCAGGCCAGGGCGACGCGGGCGCAACAGGAGCGCCCGGCGCGCCGGCTGGTGCCGCGGCAGCGAGGCGCGGCTGAGATAAATGACATGGGCCAGGGCCATGTTTTAATGTTATCATGTTACTTTACTACTGTGTACTCCTGTAATTGTCGTGTTACTGTGGGTGTATGAACAACTCACGCGAATAGGCAGCCACAACCACACATCAAAGTTTGGCGAATGTATGGAACTGTTTGTGTACGGAAATAACAAAGATGCATGCATCAGCAAGGGAATGGCGTGATATTATATATACAGATGGCGAACGAATTTCGACCGTGTTGGTCGGGCCCGAAACATGGAATCAACCAAAAAAGTTTTGTCTCGTTTTTTATGCGCAAGTCACTACCACTAAAAGAAAAATTTTCTACCATTAAAAAATTAGTTGTCTTAATTTTTAGAatgaacctagaaaaaataACTCTTGTATTGGAACTTGTCCACCGAGTGTTTGATTGCTGGAATCAGCgcagtttcatatttttttggatttattttaaAAACTAATGACGCTAAGATTTGAATGGCAAGCATAATGAGTTCTAGTTGTGACTTTGTCAtatttagggggcgttttcttcccgtgccttatttttagcacgtgtcactatttacaaaaccaattacataagtggaatctaaacggcgagacgaatctattaagcctaattaagtctaattaatccatcattagcaaatatttactgtagcaacacattgtcaaatcatggactaattaggcttaatagattcgtctcgccgtttagattcgtcttatgtaatgggtttaacattcgatgtgacgggtgctaaagtttagtaagtggaagaaaacaggctaTTAAAGATGTGGCAACCTATAGTCTCTTAGGAATATGCTAATAAGGATAAGGTTGTATGTGTGCATTTGTATGAGCAAGTTGAGTGTTTATAAGTATCTGAACGTCTATACTGTGTGTTTCGTGAATGGCTGGAGACATTACTAGGTGGGCAGCCGGACCTGGGCCAGTCTGATGACAGGCCGAGCAGGTTAGACAAAGTGATGATGAGCGAGCGAAGGGATCGGAGAACATAAAATGGAATGTGGAAAAGAGGCAGGCCCAAAAGGATGACTGACTGATAAAAGAATGGGCTTTGTAATGAGTCCAGCCCCGTTGGTGGCAACAatgatttgttcttttttttagttAAGCAAGCCCACTCTCAAGTCTTAAGATATGGGCCACGGAAGAACAGGAAAACAAAACAGGCCAGGATCTAGAGCAAGATAATGGGCTGTGAAAAGAATCCTGCTCGGGAATTCACGATATATTTAAGTTTTTCAAAACAAAAACGCTAGAATTCTATTTGCAATCCACGTTAACTAGAAACTGCAACTACACAAGTACGCAACAGATAGGTATTGAATAATTTAGGGCTCAGATGTTTGACCGCGAACTCTGTGGGATTGCGCAGTGGCTTCCGTTGCATCTCAACCAATTATATATGATCCGTTCGTTGAGAACGCAGATATCAACGATACGAAGTTGGTCCTTGGAGCCCCGGCCGGTTGACGACACCAATCAACAACCAGCATGCATGGCCCAATTACCAGCCAGCTTCCTTAGAGCCTCCTGCCGACACGGCCGCCGCTCGACGCTCGCGCCACCATGTGTTCCCGGAGCCGCGGCATCTCCAGCATTTCACGAGGCTCCTGCCCGTGCCCGAAGCACGCACGCACTGGCCAGCAGGTCCCAGAATAATATACTACGGAAACTACTCCGGGCCGACGTCGCGGTGCGAAGCAGAACGGGGACATCAAGCGCCGGGGCTCGCGGGAATCGGAGACACTGAGCCCTTGTTGATGTTTTTTGCAGTCCTGAAGCTTCCAGCTTTTCAGGATCTTCTAGAAACCTTCAAGATCATGCGCTCAAGATTTTGTAGAATAATTGCCACATCTTCTGAGTACAGAAAGGTCATAGGTCGAATCTCTGAGCCCCCAAAGCTGAACACAGTGTATCAACACTACAAGTTAAATATATGATCATACTTTTATCTGTTGAGAAATGTGATGGAACTTTGAGTACGTCCATTGGCAATATAGACTATATGTTATATTGGAATGACACAAGCGGGATCCTCTTCTCGTAGACATAGGTCCCTAGAAATTATAAGTCATACTTTTTAATagaatactccatccgttttgaattatatgtcattttaattttcctatttacatagtttttactatgtacCATATTGATgtatagcaaaaattatatttttagAAATGACAAAATGAGTTACAATTCGAGACGGATGGACTATATATTTTACTCATctatcccaaattgtaagtcattccaagaatcttggagagtcaaatttTTGCTATACATCAATATGgtacatagtaaaaactatgtaaataggaaaattaaaatgatatactatgaaaatataattgatgaagaatctaatgatacttagatgatatcataaatgttattatattatcatataaatttggttaaacttgagatgctttgactctccaagattcttggaatgacttacaatttgggatggagggagtacatgctaATAACACTCGTAAACCATATTACATGTGTTGTTATCTGGGCCAGTCCAGGTTAGTCTGATGGGCTACCTTAAGATGTGGTCCGGTTCAGGGGACACGAAACAGGGGGAAGTCATGTTGGGCCAAGCTGAACTGTTTTCCGTTTTATGAACCTCCGTCTGTTTTTTTGTTGTTACATATCAGCATGAAGGCCCTACAATTGGACTTCTGTAATAAAAGTTCTGTGCACGTGAAGCTACGGTAAATTTCGTATTTGTAAATGAAACCATATCATTTGCAAGACCATTCATACTGCGACCCGACAACCTCAATTAGTATTTtacaagaaaaaaagagaatgtAAACGTATAACTTTATAAACTCCAACTTCTGATGTGTAGCATCTTGAATTGAACAAAGAGTACTACCGTTGATAAGCATCAGTACAGAATATCTAGATTTATCCTATAATTCACTAACTccataaaaaagaaaagtcaGGCGACATGGGGCAACATAAGTTCAAAACTGCTAGCTAGCGCACAGAAAGGGTGCACATGCGTGCATCTCTACCTTGACCGAGATTATAAATTACACTAAAATTAAATATTTAGTTTCTTAGATGGCTTTAGATTCACGTAAAAGTACACATCATGTACCTCTTACCAGCGGACATTATTAAATACTGATCAATAAATGACGGATTCTCTTTGTTTCCAAATACCTCAAAGTTTGAGTTACATGCATACTGTAATCCGTCTCTGGTATGCCTAAATGACACGTACTACTGTATGCCTAGGTTGCTTTCGCTTTGAGGATGCCTAGGTTCCTTTCTCCAAGAACAATGAGCTCGAGGAATCGACGGTACtattttgatcttttttttataCTCACTATTTTGATCTTTAAAAAAGTATGATAAGTTTTATGTTAATTTTCTCGCTGAAGTCACATATTTAggtagagaaattttagaatatTACATTCGAGTGCAATAGAGAGCGAGAAATCGAGATGTCATGGAGTGCATGTGAGAAACTGTAGTTTTGCATAAAAAATTTAGTACCAAGAAATATATTTCTCCAAACTGAAATTGCATATTCTATATAGTTTTCATTTCTAATACAGTTCAGCCTTATTTAGACTAGCAGTAGATGGTCAGTCCATGACCCTCCATTTATAAACTGTAATGAAACAGTTCTGGCTGATGGCTTCATCAGTACAACCCAACCAAAAATAAAAACTCTCAGTGCAACAAGGAAAAGGACTAGGGGAATATAGTTGAGACCTAAACATGGTCTTACACCGTACATTTTCCCTTCTTGCTACACTAGAAAATTTGACGGCAACAGCTCATCGTCTTCATGACAACACCATGTAATCGTCTTCATTCTTCTTACCCTGAACAAACAGGGTCATGTGGACTCTTGTGGCTCCATGCAGTGGGAATTCATGCGGTGGTATGATAGCAAACTTCACCATTTGTTGGAGGGAAATGCCTCAACCTTGCAATTGAGCGCATCCTCACACACCTGCCTCCGAGAAAGAGGCAAGGGGCAAAAACAAATGGGAAGTAAAAGATCAATCAATCAGTCCCTCCTAAAATAACGCTAGCATGGAAGCATTACATACATGAACATGTGCAGTGCACAATCCATGTAAAACAGCAACCATGCCGCTGGAATCTGAAGCCCTACCACAACAGCAGGGCCAAAAAAGATCCAAAAACAGGAGGGACCGACGAATTGAAACAAGAATAGAATCGATCGACCTGCCATGTAAGGTACATGGCAAATCGATCAATCACTCCAGCGCAGAAGCATGACGACACAGCGGCGGATGATGTAGAGCTTGGCCCTCTTCTCCCTGAGAGATCTGTTCAGCTTCCCCATCTGCTTCATCTGGCTAGCAACCTTCATCGTAGCTAATAGCTacccaaaaaagaaagaaagaatgtgCCGTGTGGAGACCAAACTATGGTTTGGCTCTTACACTGTGTGGTGTAAGTTTTTGAGGATTTTGTAGCCCTAGCTACTAAGTGTTGGTGAAGAAAGAGGGAGAGGCCTTTATATAGAGGCAGATTATTGGAGACTGGGGATGGGAAGATATGTACATGGAAGATACGATATCTCACGAGACCATCATACCCCCACATGCAAGAAGCCTGTTTGTGGGCTAGGGGGCACCCCCCTGACAGAATACCTCGTCttaccctttttcttttggGCAATTGCTTTGAAGATGGCAAAGAACTTCTGAAACCGCGGGCGGCCATCACCACTAATAGAGAATTACAGTGGTGAATCAGGACAAGATAGAGTGGACAGCTGGTCATGCATCAAACAAAGTTAACGCAAATGCATGCATGTAGATTGTTTAGTTCCTCCAAGAAAAGGTATCTAATCTCGATGACTTGTCATCAATGGCGCTCAGCACAGCTGCACAGGTGAAATTTCCAGGAAGTTAGTTTACCGTGGTGTTCCATTGGATAGAAGTGCTGGCCCTCCGCGTGCTTCTGAGTTCGCGGAATCAGCTGGAACATGGTTAAACCAAGGTACTTTTAAAGATAAATTCTTATCTAGTGGCGACTTTAACTAGTATATATATTTAGATTCAACTTGTTCTAGGAGCTTGCAATTCTTTTCTTAAGAAGATCTGCCTATTTATTTGACAAGTGGCATGGTTTTTGTTGTACATGATCTAATCACTTGCTGTGCAGAAAATACTACTCATGGTAAGTTTTCTGCacgtttttttttgaaatgattTTCTACGCAGAGACAGTTAAATGAAATTATCTAATTTTGGTTTCGATGCATATGGGTTTTTTCATTCTTCTTCACTTTATACTCAATGAACTCTCTAAAATGTCTAAACTCTAATTAAAGGAAACCTCAGTGCACCATGCAAACGAGAAACGTTTTTCTATTTCGGACACCTTGGTTCTGAAGACCAATCGTAAGCCCACAACTGCCGACTGCAAGTCATAGCAAATAATTTGACTAAACAATTGATGAATTAGAAATAGCAAACAAAGCTCTGGATACACTGGATGTAGGCAATCTTGGAAAATGATAAATTATGTCAGTACAATCTTATCACAAGATGAACATCCATTGTGTTGCTGAAGTAATATAGAGTTCTGACGGCAAAGCTATATACCACTTGCTTCCATGTTACTAAACAGTATGGTCATGAACACATTTTCATTATAGAAGTATGGTCATGGGATTAAACGTTGATGGTAAAGCAAGCCATATCATTCTCCAGCTTCATAAGCAAAGGGCAGGTCCTTCCTGGACACGTGTACCTTATTATCTGTCAATGGGAGTTGATAGTCAAACACAAACACTTGCGCGGTACCGTACGAACATCTCACAAGAGTCTGCATCTAGACAAACTGGCCCTTGGTGCATGTAAATGGTGAATGAACATTCCTTTTGATGTTTTGCAACAAACCGCACACTTTGGAGCCGTCCTTTTGGTCCTTGGTACGAATGCCACGGTTCAACCGATGCACAGGACATTTCCTTGGATTTTCTAAGGATTATGCTTTGTTGCTTCACATGGTTTCCGTGATCTGAAAAGTTAGCACACAGGAAGCAGCAAATACTGTCGAAAGGAACAAGCTCAGTGCATGTACACTTTGACTACCGATTGCAAGAACGGGAAAAGGTGCGATCTAGTTATATTGAAAAAGCAAGTTCCTTTATTTTTAATTGTTGAAATAGCAAACTTCAGTATAGCCAAATATTCATGGTAGTACTAGATACTAATGCatccactacgggaaagctaaaaattgccaagtgtatttttttttgccgagtgttttttttcaagcactcggcaaacaagctctttgccgagtgccaagccaaaaacactcggc
The genomic region above belongs to Setaria italica strain Yugu1 chromosome VI, Setaria_italica_v2.0, whole genome shotgun sequence and contains:
- the LOC101767768 gene encoding late embryogenesis abundant protein D-34; the encoded protein is MAQPQPRRGEDEGLQQQGQGKAPAVAQQEPIKYGDAFAVKGELAAQPIAPRDAAAMRSAEDSVPGVQVPQESGGGFSAGAFMESAAQYNEAVGAVRPGQASDAAAKHGINVTQDAVPGGRIVTEFVAGQVVGQYAVAEVAPAQQDSAGAKAAGTGGGAGQGDAGATGAPGAPAGAAAARRG